A region from the Campylobacter blaseri genome encodes:
- a CDS encoding type II toxin-antitoxin system YafQ family toxin gives MYKYSIVYSSKFKKSFKKLSNKDQLLVIDILKKLSKDEKLEEKHKDHQLKGKLKDFRDCHIKPDLVLIYQKNNEILELLVLNIGSHSDLF, from the coding sequence TTGTATAAATATAGTATTGTTTATTCATCTAAATTTAAAAAATCTTTTAAAAAACTAAGTAACAAAGACCAATTATTAGTTATAGATATTTTAAAAAAACTTTCTAAAGATGAGAAATTAGAAGAAAAACATAAAGACCACCAACTAAAAGGAAAATTAAAAGATTTTAGAGATTGTCATATAAAGCCCGATTTAGTTTTAATTTATCAAAAAAATAATGAAATTTTAGAACTTCTTGTTTTAAATATTGGCTCTCATAGTGATTTATTCTAA
- a CDS encoding restriction endonuclease: MKILSILLIIIIILDVLKPKKKPRYRSKRKKENTNLKKYNDVKHKRYYDYTKYRQDNNKQNNLEKEIENKYEFTINDYFKNKEKTSSRTKSQKQYDLEKETKNKYEFTINDYLRNKGEVSSRIKPKNKYDWKKAKGNKYEFYIAQFYKNEGYKVYMKGYNEGYQDEGIDLIAYKGKKEMILIQCKNWESGATLSSIKKFVYDCRNYEMKNYKMIRNKQIKKIYCISNEIEIQEINNYIASIKNEIEFLNIPLLK, from the coding sequence GTGAAAATATTATCAATATTACTTATTATTATAATTATTTTAGATGTATTAAAACCAAAAAAGAAACCAAGGTATAGATCTAAAAGAAAAAAAGAAAATACAAATTTAAAAAAATATAATGATGTAAAACATAAAAGATATTACGATTATACAAAGTATAGACAAGATAATAATAAACAAAATAATCTAGAAAAAGAAATAGAAAATAAATATGAATTTACTATAAATGATTATTTTAAAAATAAAGAAAAAACATCAAGTAGAACAAAATCACAAAAACAATATGATTTAGAAAAAGAAACAAAAAATAAATATGAATTTACTATAAATGATTATTTAAGAAATAAAGGCGAAGTATCAAGCAGAATAAAACCAAAAAATAAATATGATTGGAAAAAAGCTAAAGGAAACAAATATGAGTTTTACATAGCACAGTTTTATAAAAATGAAGGTTATAAAGTATATATGAAAGGATACAATGAAGGTTATCAAGATGAAGGAATTGATTTAATAGCATACAAAGGTAAAAAAGAAATGATATTAATTCAATGTAAAAACTGGGAAAGTGGAGCAACATTAAGCTCAATAAAAAAATTTGTATATGATTGCAGGAATTATGAGATGAAAAACTACAAAATGATAAGAAATAAACAAATTAAAAAAATATATTGTATATCAAATGAAATTGAAATACAAGAGATAAATAACTATATTGCAAGTATTAAAAATGAAATTGAATTTTTAAATATTCCATTACTAAAATAA
- a CDS encoding GspE/PulE family protein yields the protein MDRLEKYIINVLLKNDILTDSTCVEVKEKMDIGLTLGEVLISDNYVTQEVLSLVFLDLYKNKKITLDEIHDNFFIEKSTFLDIFAKKNNMVYIDLNEIDIDYRISERISLAQLRKFKVLPVKEDEINVYIAFDDPFDINAQDRMQQIFNRKLLKIVITDDNQIEKYLAKLELSEKIKGTVADIRKELSNVSGGEIESSSSSGILNLIETIVKQSIISGGSDIHIEPTENNCIVRTRIDGMLAEIFMFDRDIYPPLVSRLKLLSDMDIAEKRKPQDGRFSFEVGDKEYDFRISTLPIMNGESIVLRILDKSKVLISLEKLGMHPENFKRFSHAMKAPYGIILVTGPTGSGKTTTLYAALNDMKNVTTKIITVEDPVEYQLNMIQQVHVNEKAGLTFAGALRSILRQDPDVIMIGEIRDQETLRIAIQSALTGHLVFSTLHTNDAISAIPRMVDMGIESYLISGSITAIEAQRLIRKLCPKCKESIELPESQLEKISNYLPNDYTFFRAVGCEHCSGTGYAGREMISEVLEISDKMQSLIAKNASKDDLKKLAYEEGYVDMFHDGVLRAAKGNTTLEEIYRVAKE from the coding sequence ATGGATAGACTAGAAAAATATATAATAAATGTATTATTGAAAAATGATATCTTAACTGATAGTACTTGTGTTGAAGTAAAAGAAAAAATGGATATTGGTTTAACTTTGGGAGAGGTTTTAATAAGTGATAACTATGTAACGCAGGAAGTGTTATCTCTTGTATTTTTAGATCTATATAAAAATAAAAAAATTACACTAGATGAGATTCATGATAATTTTTTTATAGAAAAAAGTACTTTTTTAGATATATTTGCTAAAAAAAATAATATGGTCTATATTGATTTAAATGAGATAGATATAGATTATAGAATTTCAGAAAGAATATCTTTAGCTCAACTTAGGAAGTTTAAAGTACTTCCTGTTAAAGAAGATGAGATAAATGTATACATTGCTTTTGATGATCCTTTCGATATTAATGCACAAGATAGAATGCAGCAAATTTTTAATAGAAAGCTTTTAAAAATTGTTATAACAGATGATAATCAAATTGAAAAATATTTAGCAAAACTAGAACTTTCTGAAAAAATTAAAGGGACTGTAGCAGATATTAGAAAAGAGCTTTCAAATGTTTCTGGTGGCGAGATTGAAAGTAGTTCTAGTTCTGGAATTTTAAATTTAATTGAAACTATTGTTAAGCAATCCATTATTTCTGGTGGTAGTGATATTCACATTGAACCTACTGAAAATAATTGTATAGTTAGAACAAGAATTGATGGAATGCTTGCTGAAATTTTTATGTTTGACAGGGATATATATCCTCCTCTTGTTTCAAGACTTAAATTACTTTCTGATATGGATATAGCAGAAAAAAGAAAACCTCAGGATGGACGTTTTTCTTTTGAAGTGGGCGATAAAGAGTATGATTTTCGTATATCAACTCTTCCTATAATGAATGGCGAATCAATAGTTTTAAGAATTCTAGATAAATCAAAAGTTTTAATAAGCCTTGAAAAATTGGGGATGCATCCTGAAAACTTTAAAAGATTTTCTCATGCTATGAAAGCTCCTTATGGGATTATTCTTGTTACTGGACCAACAGGTAGTGGTAAAACTACTACATTATATGCTGCATTAAATGATATGAAAAATGTTACAACAAAGATAATTACAGTTGAAGATCCTGTTGAATATCAGTTAAACATGATACAACAAGTTCATGTCAATGAAAAAGCTGGGCTTACATTTGCTGGAGCTTTAAGATCTATTTTAAGACAAGATCCTGATGTTATAATGATTGGTGAAATTAGAGATCAAGAAACTCTTAGAATTGCTATACAATCAGCTCTTACAGGACACTTAGTTTTTTCAACACTTCATACCAATGATGCAATTAGTGCAATTCCTAGAATGGTAGACATGGGAATTGAGTCATATTTAATAAGTGGTTCAATTACAGCAATAGAAGCTCAAAGACTTATAAGAAAACTATGTCCAAAATGTAAAGAGAGTATTGAACTTCCTGAAAGTCAACTAGAAAAAATATCTAACTATTTACCAAATGATTATACCTTTTTTAGAGCAGTAGGTTGTGAACACTGTTCAGGGACTGGTTATGCAGGAAGAGAGATGATTAGCGAAGTCCTTGAAATATCAGATAAAATGCAGAGTTTAATTGCAAAAAATGCGTCAAAAGATGATTTAAAAAAACTTGCATATGAAGAAGGTTATGTGGATATGTTTCATGATGGTGTGCTTAGAGCAGCAAAAGGCAATACAACTTTAGAAGAAATTTATAGGGTGGCTAAAGAATGA
- a CDS encoding CDC27 family protein — translation MLEHFEILELEEKWNRYNSNRKKKNKFFNTTSRMQNLLFDKTVLFLLILISGAIGAIFWVVFSNNGQVSYQEKMEHSTKVQEMILDEKNDTILDESNITSHNNIDNKDNTNTFLKINHIGIDSSVDSGGFILNNQYEDKSNINNFNLIPKDEIIDFGNPPLPPKTSSLSTRNTVSNTKLAKDRVIIKTTKLKEDKKSLEDKFYATNNITYSLMLSEQAYNNKNYNEAIKWALISNEINKDDARSWILFAKSKYKQSLKKDALIALEAFNRRVPNKEVQALIKRIENGDL, via the coding sequence ATGCTTGAACATTTTGAGATATTAGAGTTAGAAGAAAAATGGAATAGATACAATTCTAATAGAAAAAAGAAAAATAAATTTTTTAACACTACAAGCAGAATGCAAAATTTATTATTTGATAAGACAGTTTTATTTCTACTGATTTTAATATCTGGAGCAATAGGGGCAATATTTTGGGTGGTATTTTCAAACAATGGACAAGTTAGCTATCAAGAAAAAATGGAACATAGCACTAAAGTACAAGAGATGATTTTAGATGAAAAAAACGATACTATTCTTGATGAAAGCAATATTACTTCACACAATAACATAGATAATAAAGATAATACAAATACATTTTTAAAGATAAATCATATAGGAATTGACTCTAGTGTTGATTCCGGTGGATTTATTTTAAACAATCAATATGAAGATAAATCAAATATTAATAATTTTAATTTAATTCCAAAAGATGAAATTATAGATTTTGGTAATCCGCCATTACCACCTAAAACTTCGTCTTTAAGTACTAGAAATACTGTTTCAAATACAAAATTAGCAAAAGATAGAGTTATAATAAAAACAACTAAATTAAAAGAAGATAAAAAGAGTTTGGAAGATAAATTTTATGCCACAAATAACATTACTTACTCTTTAATGCTTTCAGAGCAAGCTTATAATAACAAAAATTACAATGAAGCTATAAAATGGGCATTGATTTCAAATGAGATTAATAAAGATGATGCGAGAAGTTGGATTTTATTTGCTAAATCAAAATATAAACAATCCCTTAAAAAAGATGCATTAATTGCCCTTGAGGCTTTTAATAGAAGAGTACCAAATAAGGAAGTTCAAGCACTTATTAAGAGAATAGAAAATGGTGATTTATAA
- a CDS encoding FtsW/RodA/SpoVE family cell cycle protein, producing MSTDKILFFTCTILISIGIVFSLSLSAFAILYYDNTNKLHFFLTQLLIAVIGITFMWLLSKPNPDKYLSYIGFFLFFSMFILMIVMPFLPSSIVREVNGANRWIKIAGFSLSPVEFFKIGFIYFLAWSFTRKIDSTKKTIAKETLILLPYVFVFIIVMFIVAYLQNDLGQIFVLGLVFVMMTLFAGASFRILGTGILFIFLSIYIFIKIGSHRSSRIESWWAGIQDHVLKFFPEHMQEQLRINEADAPYQVSNSLNAINNGGMFGEGLGFGTIKLGFLSDVHTDFVLAGIAEEIGFIGILFIVILFFIILFRLFKIALRSQNNVYYLFSLGIGFMFLFTFVVNAFGITSLIPMKGIAVPFLSYGGSHLLASCFAIGLILMISKKSKMKGGLH from the coding sequence TTGAGCACTGATAAAATACTTTTTTTTACTTGTACTATTCTTATATCAATAGGGATTGTTTTCTCCTTATCTCTTAGTGCATTTGCTATTTTGTATTATGATAATACGAATAAACTACACTTTTTTTTAACTCAATTATTGATAGCTGTTATTGGAATAACATTTATGTGGCTTCTGTCAAAGCCAAACCCAGATAAATACTTAAGTTATATAGGGTTTTTCCTATTTTTTTCAATGTTTATTTTAATGATTGTTATGCCGTTTTTGCCATCAAGTATAGTAAGAGAGGTTAATGGTGCTAATAGATGGATTAAGATTGCTGGCTTTTCACTATCCCCAGTTGAATTTTTTAAAATTGGATTTATATATTTTTTAGCTTGGAGTTTCACTAGAAAGATTGATAGCACAAAAAAAACAATAGCAAAAGAAACACTTATATTATTGCCATATGTTTTTGTATTTATTATAGTTATGTTTATAGTGGCGTATCTTCAAAATGATTTAGGACAAATTTTTGTATTAGGATTAGTCTTTGTAATGATGACTCTTTTTGCTGGAGCTAGCTTTAGAATATTAGGAACCGGAATTCTTTTTATATTTTTATCTATATATATTTTTATTAAAATTGGTTCTCATAGAAGTAGCAGGATAGAGTCTTGGTGGGCAGGAATTCAAGACCATGTTTTGAAGTTTTTTCCAGAACATATGCAAGAGCAATTACGAATAAATGAAGCAGATGCACCATATCAGGTTTCAAATTCCCTAAATGCTATAAATAATGGTGGAATGTTTGGGGAAGGGCTTGGTTTTGGGACTATAAAACTTGGTTTTTTAAGTGATGTTCATACGGATTTTGTATTGGCTGGAATTGCTGAGGAGATAGGATTTATAGGAATTTTATTTATAGTAATTTTATTTTTTATAATTTTATTTAGGCTTTTTAAAATTGCTCTTAGATCTCAAAATAATGTTTATTATCTATTTTCTCTTGGTATTGGATTTATGTTTTTATTTACGTTTGTAGTTAATGCCTTTGGGATAACATCATTAATCCCTATGAAAGGAATAGCCGTTCCATTTTTGAGCTACGGGGGAAGCCATTTGCTTGCTTCTTGTTTTGCTATTGGATTAATTTTAATGATATCTAAAAAGTCAAAGATGAAAGGTGGGTTACATTGA
- a CDS encoding type II secretion system F family protein → MKNFEVEYIKDGKRQKMFLKASDRVSAQNIVKSQKSGVIVKVGETKTVPLSDQIAEATTSITRLMGMSKKIKIPNLVASVRQLAVMTNAGISIHDSIKEVANSTEDKRLKEVFSSLNDDLNAGLSLTEAAAKFRAELGDVVISMFSLGESTGNMAEALTKLSSILQDVWDNQQKFKKAMRYPITVIIAIAVAFLVLILFVVPKFREIFEELGANLPLPTRILLGIENVLSNYGLWVLAGFIIFIFGIKFILRNNEEAVKIKDKYILKVYLIGKIIFFSTMSRFTLIFTELVRSGIPIADSLETACKMVDNYALKVKLSSVKLSVEQGVSLTDALRNTELFESMLMQMVSAGEQSGSLDIMLKNVADYYKMKFDEIIDNISSYIEPILLFFMAALVVLLALGIFMPMWDLGSAAKG, encoded by the coding sequence ATGAAAAATTTTGAAGTAGAATATATAAAAGATGGCAAACGTCAAAAGATGTTTTTAAAGGCCAGTGATAGAGTTTCAGCTCAAAATATAGTTAAAAGCCAAAAAAGTGGAGTTATAGTAAAAGTTGGCGAAACTAAAACTGTTCCTTTAAGCGACCAGATTGCAGAAGCAACAACTAGTATAACTAGATTAATGGGAATGAGTAAAAAAATTAAAATTCCTAATTTAGTTGCTTCTGTTAGGCAATTAGCTGTTATGACAAATGCAGGTATATCTATACATGATAGTATAAAAGAGGTTGCAAATTCAACAGAAGATAAAAGATTAAAAGAGGTTTTTTCCTCTCTGAATGATGATTTAAATGCCGGTCTTAGTTTAACTGAGGCTGCTGCAAAGTTTAGAGCAGAACTTGGTGATGTTGTGATTTCTATGTTTAGCTTAGGAGAAAGTACTGGTAATATGGCTGAGGCACTTACTAAACTATCAAGTATTTTACAAGATGTGTGGGATAATCAGCAAAAATTTAAAAAAGCAATGCGTTATCCAATAACTGTGATTATTGCGATTGCTGTAGCTTTTTTAGTTCTTATTTTATTTGTTGTTCCGAAATTTAGAGAAATTTTTGAAGAACTTGGGGCAAATTTACCACTCCCTACAAGAATACTTCTTGGAATAGAAAATGTGCTTAGTAATTATGGTTTATGGGTCTTAGCTGGCTTTATAATTTTTATTTTTGGGATAAAGTTTATCTTAAGAAATAATGAAGAAGCTGTAAAGATAAAAGATAAATACATTTTGAAAGTATATTTGATAGGTAAAATAATATTTTTTTCAACCATGAGTAGATTTACTCTCATATTTACAGAGCTTGTTCGTTCAGGCATTCCAATTGCAGATTCTTTGGAAACTGCTTGCAAAATGGTTGATAATTATGCTTTAAAAGTCAAGTTATCAAGTGTTAAACTTTCAGTTGAGCAAGGTGTTAGTCTTACAGATGCCTTAAGAAATACAGAGCTATTTGAAAGCATGCTTATGCAAATGGTAAGTGCTGGTGAGCAAAGCGGTAGCTTAGATATTATGTTAAAAAATGTGGCCGATTATTATAAAATGAAATTTGATGAAATTATTGATAATATTTCAAGCTATATTGAGCCTATACTTTTATTTTTTATGGCGGCATTGGTAGTGCTTTTGGCACTAGGTATTTTTATGCCAATGTGGGATTTGGGTAGCGCTGCAAAAGGATAA
- the murG gene encoding undecaprenyldiphospho-muramoylpentapeptide beta-N-acetylglucosaminyltransferase — protein sequence MIAITGGGTGGHLVIAKTIATELKNRGIKAIFIGSTYGQDREWFENCDFFEEKYFLKSTGVVNKKGLSKIKSLFNIVKLSFKCKQIFKKHNIKAVFSVGGYSSSPASFWAVFSKTPLFIHEQNAKIGRLNKLLKPFAKNFYNSYEKTKFNYPVKSEVFEKARRRDGLKTIIFLGGSQGARFINNLAMNIAFELKEKNINIIHQCGKLNYNKVSEFYKNNGIHIDLFDFSNELASKMQEADLCIGRSGASTLWELCANLLPAIFIPLPSAANDHQFYNAKFLMDLGLAKVYREDEISKEKILNEIFNYDIIETSRGLESVIEQNGSRQVVDDMLNLLDNCK from the coding sequence TTGATAGCTATAACTGGCGGCGGAACAGGTGGACATCTAGTAATAGCTAAGACTATTGCTACTGAGTTAAAAAACAGAGGCATAAAAGCTATTTTTATAGGCTCAACCTATGGGCAGGATAGGGAGTGGTTTGAAAACTGTGATTTTTTTGAAGAAAAGTATTTTCTAAAGAGCACAGGCGTTGTTAATAAAAAAGGCCTCTCAAAGATAAAATCATTATTTAATATAGTTAAACTATCTTTTAAGTGCAAGCAAATTTTTAAAAAACATAACATAAAGGCTGTTTTTAGTGTTGGTGGGTATAGTTCATCACCAGCTTCTTTTTGGGCAGTATTTAGTAAAACTCCACTTTTTATTCATGAACAAAATGCCAAAATAGGGCGTTTAAATAAATTATTAAAACCTTTTGCAAAAAATTTCTATAACTCATATGAAAAAACAAAATTTAACTACCCAGTAAAAAGCGAAGTATTTGAAAAAGCAAGAAGAAGAGATGGCTTAAAAACTATAATATTTTTAGGGGGATCACAAGGAGCAAGATTTATAAATAATCTTGCTATGAATATAGCTTTTGAACTTAAAGAGAAAAATATAAATATAATACACCAATGTGGAAAACTTAACTATAATAAAGTTAGTGAATTTTATAAAAACAATGGCATCCATATAGACTTGTTTGATTTTTCAAATGAACTAGCTAGTAAAATGCAAGAGGCTGATTTGTGTATAGGAAGAAGTGGTGCAAGTACTCTTTGGGAGCTTTGTGCAAATTTACTACCAGCTATTTTTATACCACTACCTAGTGCTGCAAATGATCATCAATTTTATAATGCTAAGTTTTTAATGGATTTAGGTTTAGCAAAAGTATATAGAGAAGATGAAATTTCAAAAGAGAAAATTTTAAATGAGATATTTAATTATGATATTATTGAAACTAGTAGAGGCTTAGAAAGCGTTATAGAACAAAATGGCTCTAGGCAAGTAGTAGACGATATGTTAAATTTACTAGATAATTGTAAATAA
- a CDS encoding cobalt chelatase, producing the protein MTKKEIADYLELEVRTLYNWEKSRPKLYNFIIENISNINENNSKTDKKENKIIELLEKLNEKEKEYYIFDIKARVLKKELEG; encoded by the coding sequence TTGACTAAAAAAGAAATAGCAGATTATTTAGAATTAGAAGTTAGAACGCTCTACAATTGGGAAAAATCAAGACCAAAACTATATAATTTTATAATAGAAAATATTTCAAATATAAATGAAAATAATTCAAAAACAGATAAAAAAGAAAATAAAATAATAGAATTATTAGAAAAACTTAACGAAAAAGAAAAGGAATATTATATATTTGATATAAAAGCCAGAGTGTTGAAAAAAGAATTAGAAGGATAA
- a CDS encoding ATP-binding protein, whose product MNNNYTLIKDIFLERDGVGDFVSMDKSTLAYHKIISALQKPLKLILFYGKPGSGKTFLLNKIKNDLEKKVKVVFFPQPFFEEKEFFNELYFHIFDKKPKKNVDTYESFMRIYKDYINVNSKSLEQVVILLDEAQLYPPNLIEKIRLMADSRLFKFLFTVHKTDEEDVLAKDYFKTRIWSSIELPNSTLSELKLYIEKKLVYHNFYQYFLMYSEDNFNLLHYLTDGNLRNLNKLLYKLYELFEYYEVNKPTEISTTNINNKFIEMAAIGTGIIDA is encoded by the coding sequence ATGAATAATAACTATACTTTAATTAAAGATATCTTTTTAGAGCGAGATGGGGTTGGTGATTTTGTAAGTATGGATAAATCCACTCTTGCTTATCATAAGATTATAAGTGCTTTGCAAAAACCACTTAAATTAATTTTATTTTATGGAAAACCTGGCTCTGGAAAGACTTTTTTATTAAATAAGATAAAAAATGATTTAGAAAAAAAGGTAAAGGTTGTTTTTTTTCCTCAACCATTTTTTGAAGAAAAAGAATTTTTCAATGAACTTTATTTTCATATTTTTGATAAAAAACCAAAAAAAAATGTTGATACATATGAAAGTTTTATGAGAATATATAAAGATTATATTAATGTAAATTCCAAAAGCTTAGAACAAGTGGTTATTTTGCTTGATGAAGCACAGCTTTATCCACCTAATTTAATTGAAAAAATTAGACTTATGGCAGATAGTAGACTTTTTAAATTTCTTTTTACTGTACATAAAACAGATGAAGAGGATGTTTTGGCAAAAGATTATTTTAAAACAAGAATTTGGTCTAGTATAGAGCTTCCAAATTCAACTCTTAGTGAACTAAAACTTTATATTGAAAAGAAGCTAGTATATCATAATTTTTATCAATATTTTTTAATGTATAGTGAAGATAATTTTAATTTACTTCACTATTTAACAGATGGTAATTTAAGAAATTTAAATAAACTTCTTTATAAACTATATGAATTATTTGAGTATTATGAAGTTAATAAGCCAACAGAGATAAGCACTACAAATATTAATAATAAATTTATAGAAATGGCAGCAATTGGTACAGGGATTATAGATGCTTGA
- a CDS encoding DNA translocase FtsK, whose amino-acid sequence MEFATISLNSDVVGSFGTVLGNWNIFIFGYCAYIFPIFFTILLFFIYKYVKEFNWRLLEMISGSILLILAILISQAVVFEDKKSFIGNQIILVFQDYIGIVGIWLFVLMIFILSLVLIFGDKIINIIKKSFITKDLDLSVSLDANENIYKESKSSNMVIGSVPSTSNQNISSKDVLKDSESQIDLSDSEREGLKNIAETLIKPVNNINISTTTPKKIKSVEHLKEVAENKKLLDELEKGDLPKIKDFKLPPLKFLKDPPKQVKSVDESEIDQKVFDLLDKLRRFKIDGDVVRTYSGPVVTTFEFKPAAHVKVSKILNLEDDLAMALKAKTIRIQAPIPGKDVVGIEIPNKNIQTIYLKEILESDIYKKASSPLTIVLGKDIVGQPFITDLKKLPHLLIAGTTGSGKSVGINSMLLSLLFRNSPKTLKLIMIDPKMLEFSIYNDIPHLLTPVITDPKKAITALSNLVNEMEKRYKAMTETRTKNIENYNNKALKNGQKPMPYIVVIIDELADLMMTSGKDVEFYIARLAQMARASGIHLILATQRPSVNVVTGLIKANMPSRISFRVGQKIDSKVILDQMGADSLLGRGDMLFTPPSSPGVIRLHAPFTSEEEIISVVEYLKAQQAVVYDESFLEESSESGASSASGNVDSIELDELYEEAKNIVLNDEKTSISYIQRRLKIGYNRAASIVEQLEAMGVLTEVNSKGQRDIIR is encoded by the coding sequence TTGGAATTTGCTACTATTTCATTAAATTCAGATGTTGTAGGTAGTTTTGGTACTGTACTAGGAAATTGGAATATATTTATATTTGGTTATTGTGCTTATATTTTTCCTATTTTTTTTACTATATTACTATTTTTTATATATAAATATGTAAAAGAGTTTAATTGGAGATTGCTTGAGATGATTAGCGGGTCTATTTTGCTAATTCTTGCTATTTTAATATCTCAAGCAGTTGTATTTGAAGATAAAAAAAGCTTTATTGGAAATCAAATCATCTTAGTATTTCAAGATTATATTGGTATAGTTGGAATTTGGCTTTTTGTTTTGATGATTTTTATTCTATCTTTAGTTTTAATTTTTGGAGACAAAATTATAAATATAATTAAAAAATCTTTTATTACAAAAGATTTAGATCTCTCAGTTTCTTTAGATGCCAATGAAAATATTTATAAAGAAAGTAAATCTTCCAATATGGTTATTGGGAGTGTACCTTCAACATCCAATCAAAACATATCATCTAAAGATGTTTTAAAGGATAGTGAATCGCAAATAGACCTAAGCGATAGCGAAAGAGAAGGCTTAAAGAATATTGCTGAAACTTTGATTAAGCCAGTAAATAATATAAATATCTCAACAACCACCCCTAAGAAAATAAAGAGTGTGGAACACTTAAAAGAGGTAGCCGAAAACAAAAAATTACTTGATGAGCTTGAAAAAGGCGATTTACCAAAAATAAAAGATTTTAAACTTCCTCCTCTTAAATTCTTAAAAGATCCGCCTAAGCAAGTTAAAAGCGTAGATGAGAGCGAAATTGATCAAAAAGTTTTTGATTTACTTGATAAGTTAAGAAGATTTAAAATTGATGGCGATGTAGTTAGAACATACTCAGGGCCTGTTGTTACAACATTTGAATTTAAGCCTGCTGCTCATGTAAAAGTTTCTAAAATTTTAAATCTTGAAGATGATTTAGCTATGGCTTTAAAGGCTAAAACTATTAGAATTCAAGCACCAATTCCCGGAAAAGATGTTGTAGGTATTGAGATACCTAACAAAAATATACAAACAATTTATTTAAAAGAAATTTTAGAGAGTGATATTTATAAAAAGGCTTCAAGCCCACTAACCATAGTTTTAGGCAAAGATATAGTAGGACAGCCATTTATAACAGATTTGAAAAAATTACCACATTTATTAATAGCAGGAACAACAGGAAGTGGTAAAAGTGTCGGTATAAACTCAATGCTTTTAAGTTTGCTTTTTAGAAACTCACCAAAGACTTTAAAGTTAATTATGATTGATCCAAAAATGCTTGAGTTTAGCATTTATAATGATATTCCACATTTATTAACTCCTGTTATAACTGATCCTAAAAAAGCTATAACCGCACTTTCAAATTTAGTTAATGAAATGGAAAAAAGATATAAGGCTATGACTGAAACTAGAACTAAAAATATAGAAAACTATAATAATAAAGCTCTTAAAAATGGACAAAAGCCTATGCCTTATATAGTTGTTATCATAGATGAGTTAGCTGATCTCATGATGACTAGCGGTAAAGATGTTGAGTTTTATATAGCAAGACTTGCTCAAATGGCAAGAGCGAGTGGAATTCATCTAATTTTAGCAACACAAAGACCTAGTGTTAATGTTGTAACTGGATTAATAAAGGCAAACATGCCATCTCGTATAAGTTTTAGGGTAGGGCAAAAGATAGATTCAAAGGTGATTTTAGACCAAATGGGTGCTGATAGTTTACTTGGTAGAGGAGATATGCTATTTACTCCACCTTCAAGTCCAGGAGTTATTAGACTGCACGCTCCTTTTACTAGTGAAGAGGAAATTATAAGTGTTGTTGAGTATCTAAAAGCACAACAAGCTGTTGTTTATGATGAGTCCTTTTTAGAGGAAAGCAGTGAATCTGGCGCTAGTAGTGCTAGCGGAAATGTAGATAGCATTGAGTTAGATGAACTATACGAAGAAGCCAAAAATATAGTTTTAAATGATGAAAAAACATCAATTAGCTATATACAAAGAAGGCTTAAAATAGGCTACAATAGAGCGGCTAGCATAGTTGAGCAGCTTGAGGCAATGGGTGTTTTAACTGAGGTTAACTCAAAAGGGCAAAGAGATATTATTAGGTAG